TTTTTTTATTATCAATTCAGGCTTATCTGCTCAGGCTGTTGCCGTCATCGCGATTGTAAGCGTTATTGATAACAGAGGCTTACATAGGAACTACGTTTGCCGCTGAAGGACCTTTAGCGCCGTTTTCAATAGTGAATTCGACCTGCTGGCCTTCGTCCAGAGTTTTATAATCGTTGCTCTGGATTGCAGAGAAATGTACGAATACATCTTTGCTGCCGTCCTGAGGAGAGATAAAACCGAAGCCTTTACCTGCGTCAAACCATTTTACTAAACCAGTCATTTTATTAGACATCGATATTTCCTTAATTTATGAGCCACAAGTGGCGAAGATGGCCTGTCTTCCAGAAGGTTACTTACCAGGATTTTAGGAGGAGACTCATGAAGAAGGGGTATCTTGAGATATCGCTTGCACTGAGGACTGCTTTACTAAAACTGCTTTGATAAGGTCTGTGTTCCAAACCGAGGTCGCTATTAAGTCATGCCTGAGCGACTTAAGCAAACATTATTTTAATTTAATTTTAACATCCAGACGTCCGGAGCGCTCTGATTGATTTTTAAAGCCTTTTCAATTTTCAGGGCTGTCGGATGGATAATGATTGCTGAACGGTCAGATTAATCAAAACGAAGTGATTTGCGTTGCAGAAAAATAATATGGCAGGTCCGGGCAAATGCGGCGCAGCGGCCATGTCTGCCGCTGCGCCCTGCACTATTTCGGTCAGGCTGGCTGAACCAGCTGACGCGCAGCATGGCGCGCCGTCATCACAAACACCATCAGACCGGCCACACC
This DNA window, taken from Pantoea vagans, encodes the following:
- the cspE gene encoding RNA chaperone/antiterminator CspA — translated: MSNKMTGLVKWFDAGKGFGFISPQDGSKDVFVHFSAIQSNDYKTLDEGQQVEFTIENGAKGPSAANVVPM